The genomic region ATGTCATCAAGATTGTAGAAAAGTTAATCGGAGAGAAAGGATCAAAATCTGGCTTATTATTATCGCCTATGTACCCATGGTTTGGAGCATCACCCGATGGTGTAACAAAAACTGCTGTCATTGAAGTCAAGTGCCCGATGAAAGTCGATACTGTCTACAATTATTATTCCAACAACACCGTAAATCCTAAATTTCGAGCACAAATGCagttgaaaatgttttttgcagGGAAACAGAAAGCGAAATTTTGCATCGCTGATCCACGTTTTCCCATAATAAAACGTATAACTATCATCGAGGAAGAGTTGGACCCTCATTTGACCAACACGTTAATTCAGCAGGCCTCAGCATTTTGGGAATCAGCCATTCTGCCAGCTTTGATGGACTCAACATAACCcggaagaattaaaaaatttattgttgtatgggaataaaatcaataatggttgaaaattgaaactataatgcattaatttattaaaaatacatcGGTATACATATCTCAATGAGTCtaaatttttgtaatcaaCATGTTATTATTTTGCTTTGTAAGTTTACGAATGCAGCGGCCACCTGTACTATATCCTCCATCAGATGGATTAAGTTGTGATCGACCGTAACATGTGGTTGCAACATTTTAAATTCTCTCAGGCGTCTGATCACTCTCTCTACGTGGATTCTTACACTGGCAATTTCTGTCGTTTTTAAGACTTCCTCTTTGGTAGGTTTCACATCTGTTTGGACCGAAGAAGGTCGCAGAAgtttacagttttttttttggtgtaaCTAGGATTCGATTTGTTTAAATCCTCTATCTGCGAGAATAGATGACCCAGAAGGGAGAACCGATAAATATCCagaatttttgacaatttttatgtcCCTGGAGTGACCGCCAAATCCACAGGAgatgaaattaatcaattcatcAGGAGTTATGGATATcagatatttacaaaaattacacTTCTTATAGTCTGACCATGTTGCAGCCTGGTGTACTACATGAGTTAaatgttttatttgaatttcgaaacaatttttatgtcaAAATTAAACGAAATGACATGATTATTTAATGGTTTAACTTGAAAAttcccaaataaaaaaaaaaaaggcccACTGGATAAGCCCACTGGATGAAAAATCTCATTCCAAATTTCTACAGGACGTCTATCGTCACTGTGAAATTCATATTGAATATATTGAACTGTGACATCAATTAATAACAGATGCTCACATCATAGTACATCGGGAAGACGACGGATTGAGCATATGGTAAAGTAGCTGATCTTCTATCGGGCTCAGCTGAGGAATAGAAAAAAAGCATTAATATTCCTGTTGCACGACTCGCGACAAATTTATGCAATAATGTCTCACCAGTTTCCAAGTCATTGCGAGCAACTACTGTACGTTGTTCTGGAATgtcgacaatatttttttcctcagccTTCAGTTCCTCCCGTTCCAAAATGGGTTTTGATTCATCACCTAGGGAGAAGCACAACTCAACATCCAttgcaattataataaatttaacgTCTTCCATTCCACAATTATCAGGCAATGAATTTAGCGCATTGTTTGAATCATTCCTGAACCAATCAGTTTTAATCCATATTAAAGAACTTCTCCTTTAATAATTCTTTGGCTTGTGTGAGTGTTTACTTACCTCGACAATCTCCGCGAGCTCTGACGCCTCGGCCTCTCTGAATTTACTGATCTGGAACGTCTTTTCGATGATTCCTTTTTACCTGAAGAATGAAAAGCTGAAAGTTCATTAGAAATATCGTTATTGATATGAGGTGAATTACAATCCACAATGTTTGATAATTTTACCTGTTTTAGGTTCATGACGCAGAATTGTTCGTCGTTCCGGAGCCTCATCTGTACTGCATTCGCTTATTTTCAGTTCTTCGCGATCAAAAATTGGCTTTGATCCCTCTTCTAGTGAAAGATGAAGGCCaacaacattaaaaaatagttaattttaattcttccATGATGTTGACCACTCAACACATACATCCAATCCGCCGTACGGCGAATGAAGGACGGCGGCCGTTCTGCATCGTCATAAGACGTTCCAGATCAGTAAATTCAGAGAGGCCGAGGCGTCAGAGCTCGCGGAGATTGTCGAGGTAAGTAAACACTCACACAAGCCAAAGAATTATTAAAGGAGAAGTTCTTTAATATGGATTAAAACTGATTGGTTCAGGAATGATTCAAACAATGCGCTAAATTCATTGCCTGATAATTGTGGAATGGAAGAcgttaaatttattataattgcaaTGGATGTTGAGTTGTGCTTCTCCCTAGGTGATGAATCAAAACCCATTTTGGAACGGGAGGAACTGAAggctgaggaaaaaaatattgtcgacATTCCAGAACAACGTACAGTAGTTGCTCGCAATGACTTGGAAACTGGTGAGACATTATTGCATAAATTTGTCGCGAGTCGTGCAACAGGAATATTAATGCTTTTTTTCTATTCCTCAGCTGAGCCCGATAGAAGATCAGCTACTTTACCATATGCTCAATCCGTCGTCTTCCCGATGTACTATGATGTGAGCATCTGTTATTAATTGATGTCACAGTTCAATATATTCAATATGAATTTCACAGTGACGATAGACGTCCTGTAGAAATTTGGAATGAGATTTTTCATCCAGTGGGCTTATCCAGTgggccttttttttttttatttgggaaTTTTCAAGTTAAACCATTAAATAATCATGTCATTTCGTTTAATTTtgacataaaaattgtttcgaaattcaaataaaacattTAACTCATGTAGTACACCAGGCTGCAACATGGTCAGACTATAAGAAgtgtaatttttgtaaatatctgATATCCATAACTCCTgatgaattgattaatttcatcTCCTGTGGATTTGGCGGTCACTCCAGGgacataaaaattgtcaaaaattctGGATATTTATCGGTTCTCCCTTCTGGGTCATCTATTCTCGCAGATAGAGGATTTAAACAAATCGAATCCTAGttacaccaaaaaaaaaactgtaaacTTCTGCGACCTTCTTCGGTCCAAACAGATGTGAAACCTACCAAAGAGGAAGTCTTAAAAACGACAGAAATTGCCAGTGTAAGAATCCACGTAGAGAGAGTGATCAGACGCCTGAGAGAATTTAAAATGTTGCAACCACATGTTACGGTCGATCACAACTTAATCCATCTGATGGAGGATATAGTACAGGTGGCCGCTGCATTCGTAAACTTACAAAGCAAAATAATAACATGttgattacaaaaatttaGACTCATTGAGATATGTATACCgatgtatttttaataaattaatgcattatagtttcaattttcaaccattattgattttattcccatacaacaataaattttttaattcttccgGGTTATGTTGAGTCCATCAAAGCTGGCAGAATGGCTGATTCCCAAAATGCTGAGGCCTGCTGAATTAACGTGTTGGTCAAATGAGGGTCCAACTCTTCCTCGATGATAGTTATACGTTTTATTATGGGAAAACGTGGATCAGCGATGCAAAATTTCGCTTTCTGTTTCCctgcaaaaaacattttcaactGCATTTGTGCTCGAAATTTAGGATTTACGGTGTTGTTGGAATAATAATTGTAGACAGTATCGACTTTCATCGGGCACTTGACTTCAATGACAGCAGTTTTTGTTACACCATCGGGTGATGCTCCAAACCATGGGTACATAGGCGATAATAATAAGCCAGATTTTGATCCTTTCTCTCCGATTAACTTTTCTACAATCTTGATGACATCTGCTTCCAATTCTCTCCCCCTCGCCATTGCATCAGTCTCGATCATTTTTCCTCCTATGATTTTTCTGAAGAGCGCTCCTTCTGTTGTACGACAACGACAGGTCTCGTACAGAATTGAGGCTGTGATTCGGGCCATATCTCATCTCATACCAAATCGGGGATTCACTCTGATCTTTCGTGCGATTAGCAACTGCCGCACAGTCTTCATATGTATAACTGTTCTGACAatagttaaaaaattcatcgatgTCAAGACGATTTCCAGAATAACTCGAGGCTAAATGATGGAGTGAGATTTTTTCCCAACTGGCCCTaggtttgaaaaattcaacaagatGATTTTGTTTATCTTCCTCAATTTCTCGTTGTATTATTCTGTATCGCGAATTTTGTGTTCCGGACATACTCGTGCTTTAATAGTGCATAACCCTGAATCACGATGTACCTGAACCCAACCGACTGCCGCATCTCCATAAGTGGGGCGAGTTGCTCTgaagtaaattaaaattaaaatgaattgattatttgaacgtataattacatttttagtatttttagcAATGAGTTATTTAATCCTCGAAACGTGCCTGCCGGCTTTGACACCTCCGTTTTCCGCACTCTGATACAAATTTGATTTTAACACTAGAACTACCGACGATTGACGTATACCTACTTCTACCGGATGGGTCAAAATGACCTGTTTCTTAAGTTACTAAAagatatataaaaaaagacagcaatttttacgtttttataTATTTGGTAATTTTCTGAACAAACCTTAAATATAATCttttaataatagtaatataatagcagtaattttttaaataattatggataaaagttgaagaaaatttttggcaAGTTACAGATATTTTAGAAGATCATTTACCACAGGTTCGTTTATGGCATGtaccataaattttattcgttttattATTAGTACAATGTGCTATTTAACACCGTTTACGTTTCATCGAAATATGTGTCTGATTTTGTGACGATATAGATGATGATATTCCTTCTACTTGATCTGTAGATCTACCGGTTAGCTCTTTGTAGTCAATTGCAAGTTTTTCGGATAACGGGAATTTcttttcttgaaatattttctcctgTTCTTTCCTTATATAATATCCATGCATTTATTCCGGCAAGAtctaaaatattgtaaaacatTTGTAATGGCCATCTTCGGGATCCAGCTTTCACAGTATATTTCCGAGCCATTTGATCCGTACATCTACGCCAAATTTGATATTGTTATAAAATGTAATCGTTTCAGGTAAacgtttttcatctttttcaattttcactgaCTTATGTTTTGAACTATGCAGTAATACTTTTTTATTTGGTTATCTTATAGATGGTCAGAGTACATCTGTTTTATGAAGTACTGTCGAGAAGCGAGACATGTTATCCTTTTTTGATGTTGCAAGTTTAGGTAGTTCTCTCTTGTTTTGTCTTATAGTGCCAACTAGGGAAGTTCTTTTAGTTATTAGTTTTATTTCCACGTTACAATAGAACAGCACCGAAAACCTTGTTCCGTGCGGGGTTGAAATGACCCATCTCGGTATATGTAGGAATACTGCATACTTTTTTAcaacataataataaaaaaaagagagctTCTGCAAATCTATCGGGAGATTAAAGGAGACACAGAATTACAAAGCTATTGGAGATACAAAAAACTAAAGGCATGGCAAAAGACAGAGTGGGCAAGATGGAGGTGCGGCAATGTAACGAGAGAAGAGAAGAAAGGATTGAAAGACCAAAGATGCAGAGCTTGTAGAAAGGAAATGGAAACACTAGAACATGTAACGATCTGTGAAAGTATCCAGGGGAGAATGGGAGAGGAAAGTTGCATTTGGTGGAAGAACTGGGGGAAAGAAAAAGAGGGCGAAAACAGACTGGAAGCGCTGGTGGACATCTTGAGGAACAACCCGACTGGGGCATGGTGCACAAGGTTGGTCGAAATCGAGAAAATACTGATCCAACAAGAAAAATATAGGAGTGAGTGCTAGGAGGAAAGGGGAAgactgaaatttttaaaattaagaaCTAACTGGGGTAGGGGGACCGCGGGCAGGACTCGCGAAGATAGTATGTTATTATAATGTGTTAACAGGGTATAGGATCGAAACATGGTACGGTACGATGGTATAATAGAAACCATCCCGTCCCAAAGAATCAGAGGATAAcaacattattattatgagtattattattattactattataattttaaaaagagAGATTATATAGTGTAATAATGGATTAAGAAAGGAGGAGGTGTAAAACTGAAATGTAACAccaaagaaaatatatattattagtattataataaaaaaaaagaaaactgtTTTCCAGAATTGATTATTTGTATGTCTTAGAAGAATTCgtataaaattttgagaaaCAAAATGTGCTTGAAATGAGTTATAATTATAAGAAATGTCAAACAAATCAATTTCACCCCCGTGGTAgttttaatattaaaagaaCTGCGAGCATTTCAACGTCCACTTTTGGTAGATTCTGGGAAGACGCTTTATCAAAATTCGCTTCCATTGTCGGTCTCATTTTTGACAGCACCAAAGAAATTAACTTCACGTTAACActgctatttatttatattcaacAATATAACCTCTACTGTTTGTTGACACCGGCTGACGTTTAGAAAAACATTAGTGCTGCCATCTAGCGGCTGCAATAACAACCCGGAGTTACCGCCTGATGACGTCACGAGCGTTAAAacgtggttcaaaattatgcaattttcgattgattgttaaaaataaactGCAATGAATTagaatgcatttttcattggagagtATTCCATAGGCCTTAAACTATTTATTAATAGATTTATTTCTCGAATCTGGGCCGCATGCAAGTTCCCTATTTATCGCGTTCGATATTTTGTACGCAATACTTGTCGAGCTGACTCTCTCATGCACATATTATTTATGAGACTTCTGATTGACAATGATTATCATACTTTTGTTTAGAAAATGCTTGAACACAAAGATGAAAATAACGGCGAAGGGGAGCAAATGATTAGCAATCGATCTGATACATTAATTTATAGAAATCAAACACAAGTCGGCAAATCCATGGAGGAATCACGAATACAACACACACCACTTGACACAAGTAGCTAGCGCCGCGTATGGTGTCTCGAGGTACTTGTCTAGTGTTTTGACAAAGGATATAGACTACAGCAGAGGTTCACCCAATGTTAGTACTGACCCCGATGGTGAGAGGCGCACATCAGGATTTGGGTTTTTAAATCCACTGATGGCTACCAGAGGTGTTAAATGCACCCGCGCATGCGTACTCAGCCGTTTTCCATTGATGAGTTTTTTCTGCCCATATGGTCATCTGTGTGTTCGATACCATCTCACGTGCTTACGTGGAAGATTTGATAGGTTTTGATTAATCCCCAAATATTGACGGGTCAAAATAATCGTGAAAAGGAGTAAATGGATCACCTCGTGTAACAGTGAACAATTGCGAGTTGGCTTTATCAGTTGTATGTGCTCCGTAATGCTGTGGATATTGTACTCATTGTCAAGTACAATATGGGTGATcaatcgcgaaaaattaaaaatccactcttGACTGCTGGTCAAGGATTCTCCTTTGATGATTTTGGAGGAAGCAATTTACTGATGCCCGTCACTCCAGCTGTTATCAGTGAACCGGTTCGTCATGAGTTGCATGGTAGGATGAATTTTATTCGAGGGGAATGATTTTTAGGTTGGGTGGGGCCATTGATACAATTTAAACTTTCGTTAGAGCATGTGTAGAGAGTGGaacaaatcaaaattttcaaattatgatGTCTTTTGGAGAAACGATTAGAATGAACGTCCAGTGGGATTTCTATTCATTCGGATATCTCTCTGATGTTAAACGACTGTTTGGAGAAAGCTCATGTCCATGATGAATGTTTTGGTAGATTACCCAGGGTTATAACTTCCATGATCATGTTCTACAATAATATTATCAACATAATTCAAACCTAATCAGGGTTACCTAGTAATCATTTGACTGGAGCAGtacaatattgaaaaaataaatatttgtctgaagtaaatggatatggGGCAAAACAATTTTGTTTTGCAATCTGCTATATCATTGCAATATTTGTCCCTTAAATGCTCAACAATATGTTGAAGTTTCCCTCTGGCTAATATTTATggcaaaaagaataaaaatgacttTTCTTGTTCAATCAGGaactaatttattaattgattgtAGATTTATTCCACAGTTTACTTGTGTAGAAAGCGGagcgaaacaaatttttaaagcgttgattttttaatgaaataattcgatTGGATTTGGGTTGCAGTAGGATTTGTACTCAAGTAGAAAAATGCCTCTTTCTAATGCAAAATTGCTGTGTTTTGAGAAAGTATTTATGTCTGATATAAATGAATGAGTGGTTattgggaaaaatattcatgtgGATTCGACCATTTTTATGAATCTAATCTCATCTGATTGTTGAAGTGAAAGCTTTGTCCgtaaatatttgatttattaaGAAAAGGGATATTTAACGCATTCTAAGCCTTATAACATTTCTCGTATAATTGTTAGACCCTTGAATCATCCAGAGTATATTGAACCTTCCTTCGACTAAGATTTATGGCAAACAATATAACTTTAGATGTATTTCTTGTTAAGAACTCagaaacaaattcattaattccgTGGAAATAGTAGAAAAATCTACTTGATACAGTTCCATGGTTTTGCGTATTAATTACTTcaatatattaaataaaattacataaaaGGTATTACaatatattaaaatatcaTCTAATACATTTTAACTTTAcatttctattaaattttgttttgttaaattgatgaattttgaatAACAAGAACTTATAActtaatataatttaatatataaatagataattcgatttttgagataattactgatgtaaatataataatttccataaatcTATGGTTTTAGTACGAGGAAAGTAAATCTGAATACTTCgttccattaaaaattagtTCCTTCCGTTCTACTACCAGGACCCCCTCTtgacccatatctttgggaataagAAATATCGGCGCTTTTGCGATTGCGTATGCAATAAACACATAGTAAAATGAGAAGTACGATTATGAAGAGTAGAAACAGACTGGAAACTACGATAGCTGCAATTTCTCCGGTCGACAAGTTGTCCCACGCTGAAAGGGAAAAAAGTGAATAGAATTTCATGAACTTGCATGCGATGAGGAGAAACTAGAGCAGCAGTGAACATCCCTGACTTATTgtagggaattttataaatgcCAATTAATAAAACTTACGGCCGAGTGACTTAATATATCTAAAAATGTAGCAACATTCGATATCCAGTCCATTTAACTGTGTACTGTAAGTGAAAACATCGTTCAGGACGTTGTTGACTGGGGAAACTACTTGAAATACGACtagaaagtatttttttcataggtTTGGTTTACgcatttacaaaatttttctattccctaaaaaaaataggggagAGTAGAGCAGTTCTGAATATcttcaataatcaataatgTGCAATCCAAACCGTGAAatgtaatgttttttttcatttctaagcTTAAAAATAGAACTTTAAAGTGAAGAAGTCAGAACCCGCTCTAGTGATTCCAAGTTATCAACGATTAAAAACGTTCTGTTTTGCCCCATTTTCTCCTATCGTTTCAACCCggtcatttttcaatattggAAACCTTCTATTCCTCATTTCAATGTCAAGCCCCTCAAAGCAACATCTTATTGATGTCATACGTAAAGCacaaattttttgatcaatacaTCACTAGCGAAGTGGCAAAACAAGATAAATAACTTCTCactattgaccagtttttcatgaatatctcaaaatctagaGGACATGGCAAAATTTTCAgcgaaaccttttttgtgtaGCGAATTAAgagctacaacaaatgtcacgactacaatttcgctatctctttTAGATTCAGAGATATCGCTAAGAGATAcatcaacttatctcgttttacccctTCGCTACTGATATTATTGAAGTTCAATATAATTTCCTAATGGATACGCTAAATTTGTTCATCTGAATGGTTGCCGCACATAATTGTTTCTCGATTTAGGGCAATCGCCAATCAACAACGGTTCAATGTCCCCCCCTCTTCcctcggtataaaaaaaatgaaatgtacCAGTGACGTCTAGTGTTCGCGAGTGAGTGTTTCCCACAACATCTTTTGCTGTAATCTCGACTGTTGTATCGCAACACGAGCCCGTGTAGACAAAATGCACTGGATTTCGAGTGCCAGCGATGAACTCTCGATTAGGTCGAACCCCACTCGGTTGCGATGTCACTCTTTTCAGCCCTGAAATAACGTGTAATCATgtcagacaaaaaaaaatgttgaagagGATTAATCGCTATTTACCTGAATTATCATCAGTCACGGTGATGTCAACGGTCCAAAAGTTATTTTCGCATCGATCTTGACGCAGTCTTCCGGCGCAATTATTGTTGAACTCGTAATCTATTGTTGGTTTTGTCCCGTCGGATATCTAGAGGTGATTAATTATTGTAGGCCGTGAATTTCTTATCAGTAATTTTCTCGGTATTGATAAGGTTTTCTATTTACTCACCGCGTTCGGTGAACTCTGGAAATATATGTAGGCGGATTTTTCAATAGGGTCCAGATATTGACGGTTCACGTGAAGAGTGATGACAACGCTGTCTTCCATTGTTAATACCCGAAATTGTACACTAATACGAATTGTTGTATGAGGGGGAACCAATgctctattaaaaaaaaaacaaatagaaaCAGGTAATCGAGATAAGTTTTTACAAATTgtttttgcttccgaatggaaatCTCGagcgattttttcgattctttaattattttttctctgataATGTTACTCGCCGATCATATTGTCTCGCGAATAAACAATACTGTTTTTAAAGTTGAAGGATTCTTATAATTCATTCAGTGGTGAAACTGTAAAAAGATTTAAAGTAGCTCTACAGTGATGATGAATTAGAAGATCAAGGGAATATACTCACAACGGCAGAAAGGTTCCTATATCCTGGCATTGGGGGCACTTAGCTTGGAACTGGTGCACAATGCTGATAGGTTGATTATTAGTCActgtaaaaataattcggtGAAAAGGTGTTCTTGGGACCAAGAGGGCTGTTTCTGGGGCCACATCCACTAGTTGTCTCCTAGTTATTAAATCACTGGTTCTTGATAAGTCTCGAAGCTCGGCGGAGgcattttcctcaatttgtAATTTTGATAACTCCTCGACTGGCTCGCGAAAAACCACAGTCctggggtaatttttattctcctcgGGATCCGAAGATTCTTCCGGAAATTTCAATGGTCCTTGGCGAGACTCTAGGGTATCAGTGTCctcgaaaaaaatgacaattccaTCGGAGTCGGTATCTGCGAAAAATTGGTATTGAAAGGTCATTTCCAACAATTcacttgaatgaaaaatatttttcttatttcaaaGAGAACAATGGGGAATTGATGTGCATTCATCAAATAAATGGAGTGTAATGTGATTTTTAATGTAGCGTAGTACTTCGATTGAAGATTGTATTTATTGAATGTCAAATCAGTTGAATGATCGTTCCACCAAaagcaatatttttaattcaagaaTTGTCCTTCTGTTTGTTatacaaaacaaaaatttgtcTGAAGAGCAGCTTTGCCTGAAGCCATTACTGATGTTAGATCTACACGCAGCGGTCAAAGAGCAATcccacgaagagaaaaatagagaaacACGGACATAGTTGCATAATCGTTCGTAAAATGAAGCAGGCTATGAGccaatattttcctctcattGTCAGTGGAATGTTGTCGTCTGACGAGTGCACATCTGACTTACAATTGTGTTTGTATAACTTCCGAGTAAAAGTATATTAGACAATAGAAATCATGTCAAACGTGTGTTCTCTCCAAAATCTCCAGTGAGAAATGACGGTAAAATTCACCTGTGCAGAACACTTTCACGGAATGACTCACACGTGGGAGTGCCGGGGAATTTAAAcaacagaattttttgaaatattgctCACCTTCATCGAGATTAGCGTCTTCCTCATATCCAGGAAGTGGCACTGGTTTTTCCACTCGAACAAATTGTGAAACAGTGAGACTGTACTTTGAATTTTCCCTTCCTCTGAGTTTCAATTGCCAGCCACCTGGTGGAGGGTTGTTCGCAACGAGATTCACCCCATTACTGTCATTATCCCTCGTCAGTGACAGCCCAAGGGGTTCTGCCCTATTTCtccctatttttcattcattaattattattttctaggCCAGTATCACCAGTGTTTCGTTAAATTCATGTATAAAAGTGCGTATGACCGAAAAATGATTCCTCATCATCAATGATTTTATCATGAATAACTGCTccttgttgaaaaaaaatggcaagaaACCTTTACTGCAATTCTGCTCTGGGGAGGTTAACGCGAACTGAGATGATATTATGTGTTAATATGCATGACATATGTAACCTTTAATGatgtatcaattttttaacgcgataaaatgaaaatgtagCTTGTGACGTACATGAAACGATGTTTGTGACAAAAATTCTCACTTCTCTATCTCCAGTAGTGACGCTATCGAgtgttttttatttagaaaataGTTGTTTTTAGATAATACTCGTGGAGTGAGGGTTCGCGTATCGTGCGTATCGTGTTTATGTATTACATAGTCTATATGTATGTGGTACTCGTAGGTATGATAATGCACATGTAAATGTTGATTTTGTTTGCGGTTTATTTCTGAACGGTCGATGCTGCATCGAATGTGCGCGCATTTCTGTATCTTCCGGGGGGTATTTAACCACGTGGACGTGAACGTTGCAGGTGGCCTTCAATATTCTAACTGCAATGCATTAACTTACCGGCGGGTATTGCGAGGAGCATCCACGTGACATTTCCCACGATTTTTAACTGCATGTGATGCACGCCCGGATTGACGGTGAATTTGTTAGATGTGAAGTCTGTTAGACTGATGTTCCTCAGTATTTCCTAGAGTgaattggagattttttttagtaaattaaTGAGAAGTTGAGTCGCAATTTATAGCTTATTCGGAACTGCGTTGGGGGTGGGAAAGTATTTTTTCTCTGTCTGAGGACATAAATTCGGACTTATAAAGTCCTAGACATTTGAACTAGTTGAGTAGATTATACTATAGATTATTGAATCTATAAATATTCACCAATTCATTCGTGTTTTCCTCTTCAACGACGATCGTTGGGTTCGTACAGCCAatcgataattgaattttacatttttctggCGATACTTGAACTTGGcttgaattatcaatttcagATTCGCCATCGTCCACTGGCAATCTGTTACCTGAAAGAGTATTAGTGTATTTTATACGAGCCTTTTAATTC from Diachasmimorpha longicaudata isolate KC_UGA_2023 chromosome 1, iyDiaLong2, whole genome shotgun sequence harbors:
- the LOC135164536 gene encoding uncharacterized protein LOC135164536, with protein sequence MERFFFIIAVCIICTSGYGINESVRVVNNVLQYKVPNEAGIDDTQWIVINRTSQSRNKIFTKKDECSRYCIEGEDNNSQVQTNLRNNKINFIWHIGEKLPEFSSNRLPVDDGESEIDNSSQVQVSPEKCKIQLSIGCTNPTIVVEEENTNELEILRNISLTDFTSNKFTVNPGVHHMQLKIVGNVTWMLLAIPAGRNRAEPLGLSLTRDNDSNGVNLVANNPPPGGWQLKLRGRENSKYSLTVSQFVRVEKPVPLPGYEEDANLDEDTDSDGIVIFFEDTDTLESRQGPLKFPEESSDPEENKNYPRTVVFREPVEELSKLQIEENASAELRDLSRTSDLITRRQLVDVAPETALLVPRTPFHRIIFTVTNNQPISIVHQFQAKCPQCQDIGTFLPLALVPPHTTIRISVQFRVLTMEDSVVITLHVNRQYLDPIEKSAYIYFQSSPNAISDGTKPTIDYEFNNNCAGRLRQDRCENNFWTVDITVTDDNSGLKRVTSQPSGVRPNREFIAGTRNPVHFVYTGSCCDTTVEITAKDVVGNTHSRTLDVTAWDNLSTGEIAAIVVSSLFLLFIIVLLILLCVYCIRNRKSADISYSQRYGSRGGPGSRTEGTNF